From Zingiber officinale cultivar Zhangliang chromosome 5B, Zo_v1.1, whole genome shotgun sequence, the proteins below share one genomic window:
- the LOC121985271 gene encoding fasciclin-like arabinogalactan protein 1, with product MRLRCPSSFISFFFLCFLLFQVAVAGPSRSGNVYPIATRGRALAAKAPDAPVNLTSLMARKGCGAFANLLSSTADAAQTFASSVDGGLTAFCPLDQAMKPFLPTFKNLTPDAKLSLLLYHAVPVYYSVATLRTGNGVVNTLATDGTARNYNLTVQNEGQQVTLKTRFTVATITATLIDKDPLAVYAIDEVLRPAEIFKPTEAPAPAPAPEAPKKKKKTPRTAKSKKALPPAGPQEQPADQTAADQSAASRNGLSVVVNMVVTAAALLMAA from the coding sequence ATGAGGCTGCGCTGCCCCTCCTCCTTCATCTCATTCTTCTTCCTCTGTTTTCTCCTTTTCCAGGTTGCCGTCGCCGGGCCTAGTAGATCCGGTAATGTCTACCCTATAGCGACCCGCGGCCGCGCCCTCGCCGCCAAGGCCCCGGATGCGCCCGTCAACCTCACCTCCCTGATGGCCAGAAAGGGATGCGGCGCCTTCGCCAACCTACTCAGCTCCACCGCCGACGCGGCGCAGACGTTCGCCAGCAGCGTCGACGGCGGCCTCACCGCCTTCTGCCCCCTCGACCAGGCCATGAAGCCTTTCCTCCCCACCTTCAAGAACCTCACCCCCGACGCCAAGCTCTCGCTGCTGCTCTACCACGCCGTGCCCGTCTACTACTCCGTCGCTACCCTCCGAACCGGCAACGGCGTCGTCAACACGCTCGCCACCGACGGGACGGCGAGGAACTACAACCTCACGGTCCAGAACGAGGGCCAGCAGGTGACCCTCAAGACGCGATTCACTGTCGCCACCATCACCGCCACGCTCATCGACAAGGATCCGCTCGCCGTTTACGCCATCGACGAGGTCCTTCGGCCGGCGGAGATATTCAAGCCCACCGAGGCGCCGGCCCCGGCACCGGCGCCCGAGGcccccaagaagaagaagaagaccccaCGAACAGCGAAGTCAAAAAAGGCGTTGCCGCCGGCCGGGCCGCAGGAGCAGCCTGCGGATCAGACGGCCGCCGATCAGAGCGCCGCATCAAGGAATGGGTTGTCGGTGGTGGTGAACATGGTCGTGACGGCCGCGGCACTGCTGATGGCAGCTTAG